A single Halanaerobiales bacterium DNA region contains:
- a CDS encoding Xaa-Pro peptidase family protein, which produces MKKRIEKTRSLMQEKGIDSLLITTDVNRFYLSGFTGSSGLILFTSENNYFITDFRYTEQAKNQTNGFKIIEFNKNIPEKINDILIEDNCEKLGFESKNVTYNKYNEYKEKFTEVELITTEDLIKKLRITKDKEEIDKIKKAIEITDNAFKHILDFIEVGKTEREVALELEYFMKQAGGEKNAFDFIVASGKRSSMPHGVASDKKLEYGDFITMDFGTFYKGYCSDMTRTVVLGEATDKQRKIYNIVLEAQKEVINKIKPGMSGKEVDAIARDIIKDAGYEDNFGHGLGHGIGVEVHEGPRASYKSDDFIEEAMVVTDEPGIYIPDWGGVRIEDDLLITENGCEVLNNSPKELIIID; this is translated from the coding sequence ATGAAAAAAAGAATAGAAAAAACAAGGTCTTTAATGCAAGAAAAAGGTATTGATTCTTTATTAATTACAACAGATGTAAATCGCTTTTATCTTAGTGGTTTTACAGGTAGTTCCGGTTTAATTTTATTTACTTCTGAAAACAACTATTTTATAACTGATTTTAGATATACTGAACAGGCTAAAAATCAAACTAATGGATTTAAAATTATTGAATTCAATAAAAATATTCCAGAAAAAATTAATGATATTTTAATTGAAGATAATTGTGAAAAACTTGGATTTGAGTCTAAGAATGTTACTTATAACAAATATAACGAATATAAAGAAAAATTTACTGAAGTTGAATTAATTACTACTGAAGATTTAATAAAGAAACTGAGGATAACAAAAGATAAAGAAGAAATAGACAAAATAAAAAAAGCAATAGAAATAACTGATAATGCTTTTAAACACATTTTAGATTTTATAGAAGTAGGAAAAACTGAAAGAGAAGTAGCCTTAGAATTAGAGTATTTTATGAAACAGGCTGGGGGCGAAAAAAATGCTTTTGATTTTATAGTTGCTTCTGGTAAAAGATCTTCAATGCCGCATGGGGTTGCCAGTGATAAAAAACTTGAATATGGAGATTTTATTACTATGGATTTTGGAACTTTTTATAAGGGTTATTGTTCAGATATGACTAGAACAGTAGTTCTTGGAGAGGCTACTGATAAACAACGTAAAATTTACAATATTGTTTTGGAAGCTCAAAAAGAAGTTATAAATAAGATAAAACCCGGTATGTCTGGAAAAGAAGTAGATGCTATAGCAAGAGATATTATTAAAGATGCAGGATATGAAGATAATTTTGGTCATGGTCTTGGACATGGAATAGGAGTTGAAGTTCATGAAGGACCACGAGCTTCTTATAAATCTGATGACTTTATTGAAGAAGCTATGGTAGTTACAGATGAACCAGGAATATATATTCCTGATTGGGGTGGAGTAAGGATTGAAGATGATTTATTAATTACGGAGAATGGTTGTGAAGTTCTAAATAATTCTCCTAAAGAACTAATTATTATAGATTAA